One window of Pyrus communis chromosome 12, drPyrComm1.1, whole genome shotgun sequence genomic DNA carries:
- the LOC137710064 gene encoding ribosome-inactivating protein bryodin II-like has product MALVLSLLNATPKTYTAFIEALRARLTAGRPTSHGIPVLPRREDVPDAQRFLYVDLTNYNGDTIRVAIDVVNVYVVGYRSGNKSYILANNAENPAPTHILFPTAPGAAQSTRTMLPFTGDYPALGAYARRTAQPSASGARNPGSRIHEDIPMLEQIPLGRNELDNAISKLHYAASHSDQAAAFIVIIQMVSEAARFRYIESQVGTRMGIDNPPYIPDPAMRSLETNWSALSEQIQKVPANGKRFNRPIQLTTVNNRPFIVDSVEADMVQRRGIAMLLYAR; this is encoded by the coding sequence ATGGCACTTGTCCTCTCTCTTTTGAATGCAACCCCTAAGACATACACAGCATTCATCGAAGCACTACGAGCCCGACTCACAGCCGGACGACCAACATCACATGGTATACCGGTGCTGCCCCGAAGAGAAGACGTGCCAGACGCGCAGCGCTTTCTTTATGTTGATCTCACCAACTATAACGGCGACACCATCAGGGTCGCGATCGATGTGGTAAACGTTTATGTGGTGGGATATCGTTCTGGTAATAAATCCTACATACTTGCAAATAACGCTGAAAATCCGGCTCCAACGCACATATTATTCCCCACTGCCCCCGGTGCCGCGCAGTCCACGCGGACTATGCTGCCCTTCACCGGAGACTACCCCGCGCTTGGAGCATATGCACGACGTACAGCACAACCGAGTGCATCAGGTGCCCGTAACCCAGGGTCACGTATACATGAGGATATACCTATGCTTGAGCAAATCCCTCTGGGACGCAATGAACTCGATAACGCCATCAGTAAGTTGCACTATGCGGCATCCCACTCCGACCAAGCGGCAGCGTTTATTGTTATCATTCAGATGGTCTCGGAAGCGGCAAGGTTCCGGTACATTGAGAGTCAAGTCGGCACTAGAATGGGGATAGACAACCCTCCTTATATACCAGACCCTGCGATGCGGAGCCTGGAAACCAATTGGTCTGCTCTCTCGGAGCAGATCCAGAAGGTACCGGCCAATGGAAAACGCTTCAATAGGCCTATTCAGCTCACAACTGTCAACAATCGTCCCTTCATAGTTGACAGTGTTGAAGCAGACATGGTTCAGCGGCGGGGCATCGCGATGCTCCTCTACGCGAGATAG